The following proteins come from a genomic window of Leucoraja erinacea ecotype New England chromosome 1, Leri_hhj_1, whole genome shotgun sequence:
- the LOC129698690 gene encoding E3 SUMO-protein ligase KIAA1586-like: MSSGSTVNMKRKQQTTLSHLKKKNKPAAASDDTPAVTRTLDEEEGTTAEPDASSVSGCAICSSTKSTGVLTEKRISISEEWAMFKIESSGSSRPTALASLRNKIRRHEMSRAHEIAQELTEKGGQDLLGSLVRAVSDTVLAETNAVFRTAYYLAKMNRPFSDHDDLIELQEKNGVNMGTSLHSRFSSTKIVEHIAKKMQTKTEHAAAAAINVLCKRLKYPVVSLAH, encoded by the exons ATGTCCAGTGGCTCAACAGTAAATATGAAGCGGAAGCAACAAACTACCcttagccatttaaaaaaaaaaaacaagcctgCTGCTGCCTCGGACGACACTCCAGCAGTCACTAGGACGTTAGATGAAGAAGAGGGAACTACAGCGGAGCCTGATGCCAGCAGTGTATCGG GTTGTGCTATTTGCAGCTCAACAAAATCTACTGGCGTCTTAACAGAGAAAAGAATTTCCATATCTGAGGAGTGGGCGATGTTTAAGATCGAGTCATCAGGCTCAAGCAGACcaacagccctggcctccttgagAAACAAGATCAGACGGCATGAGATGTCCAGGGCACACGAAATAGCTCAGGAGCTCACTGAAAAGGGTGGACAGGATTTACTTGGGAGTCTTGTGAGAGCTGTGTCAGACACTGTGTTAGCTGAGACAAATGCTGTATTCAGAACAGCATATTATCTTGCCAAGATGAACCGACCTTTCTCTGACCATGACGATCTCATTGAGCTTCAGGAAAAAAACGGTGTCAACATGGGCACAAGTCTGCACTCAAGGTTCAGTTCAACAAAAATTGTGGAACACATAGCAAAAAAGATGCAGACAAAAACAGagcatgcagcagcagcagcaataaatGTCCTGTGCAAAAGACTCAAGTATCCCGTCGTCTCCTTAGCACATTAG